A genomic segment from Fusarium fujikuroi IMI 58289 draft genome, chromosome FFUJ_chr04 encodes:
- a CDS encoding probable LPD1-dihydrolipoamide dehydrogenase precursor: MLSSRLISRAVARPAFQKSTLPSVVASSSLSRFSRGYASSAEEKDLVVIGGGVAGYVAAIKAGQEGMKVTCIEKRGSLGGTCLNVGCIPSKSLLNNSHLYHQILHDTKARGIEVGEVKLNLANFMKAKETSVSGLTKGIEYLFKKNGVEYIKGAGSFVNEHEIKVDLNEGGETSVRGKNILIATGSEATPFPGLEIDEKRVITSTGAIALEQVPETMTVIGGGIIGLEMASVWSRLGSKVTIVEFLGQIGGPGMDTEIAKNTQKILKKQGLEFKLNTKVVSGDKSGDKVKLEVDSAKGGKPESIESDVVLVAIGRRPYTGGLGLENIGLEADDRGRVIIDSEYRTKIPHIRCVGDVTFGPMLAHKAEEEAVAVVEYIKKGYGHVNYGAIPSVMYTHPEVAWVGQSEQDLKNQNIPYRVGTFPFVANSRAKTNQDTEGMVKMLADPETDRILGVHIIGPNAGEMIAEGTLALEYGASSEDIARTCHAHPTLAEAFKEAAMATHAKAIHF; the protein is encoded by the exons ATGCTTTCCAGTCGCTTAATATCACGAGCTGTTGCTCGCCCGGCTTTCCAGAAGTCTAC GCTCCCCAGCGTCGTcgcttcctcctcgctgtCGCGATTCAGCCGTGGATATGCCTCTTCAGCTG aggagaaggatctcgTTGTTATCGGTGGCGGCGTTGCTGGCTACGTCGCTGCTATCAAGGCTGGACAAGAGGGCATGAAG GTTACCTGCATTGAGAAGCGTGGCTCCCTCGGCGGTACCTGTTTGAACGTCGGCTGCATTCCCTCAAAATCTCTCCTTAACAACTCGCATCTCTATCACCAGATCCTCCATGACACCAAGGCCCGCGGTATCGAGGTCGGCGAGGTCAAGCTTAACCTGGCCAACTtcatgaaggccaaggagactTCCGTCAGCGGTCTCACCAAGGGTATCGAGTacctcttcaagaagaacgGCGTCGAGTACATCAAGGGTGCTGGTTCTTTCGTCAACGAGCATgagatcaaggtcgacctCAACGAGGGCGGTGAGACCAGCGTTCGCGGCAAGAACATTCTTATTGCTACTGGTTCCGAGGCCACTCCTTTCCCCGGTCTTGAGATCGACGAGAAGCGTGTTATCACCAGCACTGGTGCTATCGCTCTTGAGCAGGTCCCTGAGACCATGACCGTCATTGGTGGTGGTATCATTGGCCTCGAGATGGCTTCCGTCTGGTCGCGACTTGGCTCCAAGGTCACAATTGTCGAGTTTCTCGGCCAGATTGGTGGCCCCGGTATGGACACTGAGATCGCTAAGAACACCCAGaagatcctcaagaagcagggTCTCGagttcaagctcaacaccaaggttGTCAGTGGCGACAAGTCTGGcgacaaggtcaagcttgaggttgactCCGCTAAGGGTGGCAAGCCCGAATCT ATCGAGTCCGACGTCGTCCTCGTTGCCATTGGTCGACGACCTTACACCGGCGGCCTCGGCCTTGAGAACATTGGCCTCGAGGCTGACGACCGTGGCCGTGTCATCATTGACTCCGAGTACCGAACCAAGATCCCCCACATCCGATGTGTTGGCGATGTCACCTTCGGCCCTATGCTTGCCcacaaggctgaggaggaagctgTTGCCGTTGTCGAGTACATCAAGAAGGGTTACGGTCATGTTAACTATGGTGCCATTCCCTCCGTTATGTACACCCATCCTGAGGTCGCCTGGGTCGGCCAGAGTGAGCAGGACCTGAAGAACCAGAACATCCCTTACCGAGTCGGAACCTTCCCCTTCGTTGCCAACTCTCGAGCCAAGACCAACCAGGACACTGAGGGTATGGTCAAGATGCTCGCTGATCCCGAGACTGACCGCATTCTCGGTGTTCACATTATCGGCCCCAACGCTGGCGAGATGATCGCTGAGGGTACTCTGGCTCTCGAATACGGTGCTTCCAGTGAGGATATTGCCCGAACCTGCCACGCTCACCCCACACTTGCCGAGGCCTTCAAGGAGGCTGCCATGGCCACTCACGCCAAGGCCATCCACTTCTAA